A window of Nitrospirota bacterium contains these coding sequences:
- a CDS encoding HPP family protein has protein sequence MKGTTKSPPRVSLSEIAWSWLGAFLGIGFISFANYHIFEKIDLLMIVGSFGASAVLIYGAIKSPLAQPRNLIGGHLFSAIAGVASYQVFHSHIWLAAAVAVATAIAVMHATKTLHPPGGATALIAVIGGEKIHNLGFMYAIFPVGGGVLIMLIIALLVNNISKNRRYPEFWL, from the coding sequence ATGAAGGGTACGACCAAGAGCCCTCCCCGCGTCAGTCTATCGGAGATCGCCTGGTCCTGGCTCGGAGCGTTCCTCGGCATCGGATTTATATCTTTTGCCAATTACCATATTTTTGAAAAAATAGATCTGCTGATGATCGTGGGCTCCTTTGGCGCCTCTGCAGTGCTGATCTATGGAGCGATCAAGAGTCCTCTTGCGCAGCCAAGAAACCTCATAGGAGGCCATCTCTTTTCAGCGATCGCAGGTGTAGCATCATACCAGGTCTTTCACAGCCATATCTGGCTCGCAGCAGCAGTCGCTGTTGCCACGGCAATAGCGGTCATGCATGCAACGAAAACGCTCCATCCGCCGGGCGGTGCAACCGCGCTCATTGCGGTCATCGGAGGGGAGAAGATCCATAATCTCGGGTTCATGTATGCGATCTTCCCGGTTGGCGGAGGCGTGCTGATCATGCTGATCATCGCCCTGCTGGTGAATAACATCTCGAAGAACAGACGCTATCCGGAGTTCTGGCTTTAA
- a CDS encoding cytochrome c produces the protein MSNKAARNLFILGSLFFFAIFLGLTYDTMGKLDKRAPEITEKVNAGKMVWHKYDCIGCHTIFGNGSYFAPDLTKTTLNKPKSYLKQFLMDPKSANPNASMPKLGIRSEEADDLIVFLDWTSKVDTNGWPPKPILAAAGGVAGRELTEGQKLYQSHGCSACHTINGIGGTTGPDLTRVGAKHDRTWLVGHFKDPAAFVKNSAMPKVEAPESEIEKLTDYMLTLK, from the coding sequence ATGAGCAACAAAGCAGCAAGAAATCTTTTCATTCTCGGCAGTCTCTTTTTCTTTGCGATCTTTTTAGGGCTGACCTATGACACCATGGGAAAGCTGGATAAGAGGGCCCCTGAAATCACGGAGAAGGTGAACGCCGGAAAGATGGTCTGGCACAAGTATGACTGCATCGGCTGCCATACGATCTTCGGGAACGGATCGTATTTCGCACCTGATCTGACCAAGACAACGTTGAACAAGCCGAAAAGCTATCTCAAGCAGTTCCTGATGGACCCGAAATCTGCAAACCCCAACGCATCCATGCCAAAGCTCGGTATCAGGTCTGAGGAGGCTGATGATCTTATCGTCTTCCTGGACTGGACTTCCAAGGTTGATACCAACGGATGGCCGCCAAAACCGATCCTGGCAGCAGCAGGAGGGGTCGCAGGCAGGGAGCTTACAGAAGGCCAGAAGCTCTATCAGTCCCATGGATGCTCTGCATGCCATACGATCAACGGCATCGGCGGCACAACAGGACCTGATCTTACCAGGGTCGGTGCAAAGCACGACAGGACGTGGCTCGTCGGCCACTTCAAGGACCCTGCCGCTTTTGTTAAAAACTCGGCCATGCCAAAGGTTGAGGCGCCTGAGTCTGAGATCGAAAAATTAACCGATTACATGCTTACATTGAAATAG
- a CDS encoding ferredoxin produces MKKPVVDYEACIGCGSCPEICPEVFQMRDDKAWVVGAEKCAACNCQEAIDVCPVQAISWQE; encoded by the coding sequence ATGAAAAAACCGGTTGTTGACTATGAAGCATGCATCGGCTGCGGGTCATGCCCGGAGATCTGTCCTGAGGTCTTTCAGATGAGGGATGACAAGGCGTGGGTTGTTGGTGCGGAAAAATGCGCTGCCTGCAATTGCCAGGAGGCGATCGATGTCTGCCCTGTTCAGGCGATCAGCTGGCAAGAATAA
- a CDS encoding ferredoxin family protein codes for MTGLDFYSLIGRLKKISASVSFPVLGCTSSANTACHVKTSCLGFLSEEHLLFFSVFLEDSLQIDLTGCSDCRNGFIVDVLINRIKSIEAKTSLMISERIKLVKKKEDLIFQEIGYDRRGFFTAIKNMTFLHAAGLFDSDDSGEDLQSYSSKKLPLKRDLLNRALKALPKEESQTLLKRYFYLVTVTADCNNCFACIGMCPTGALKIENSEDRRALYFSSSLCNGCGLCEDFCIHKALSIEKGFLGENPFALSNTKKDLLCSV; via the coding sequence ATGACGGGACTCGATTTTTATTCCTTGATCGGCAGGCTTAAAAAAATCTCTGCGTCTGTTTCATTTCCTGTTCTGGGCTGCACCTCAAGTGCAAATACTGCCTGTCACGTTAAAACTTCCTGCCTCGGTTTTTTGTCAGAAGAACATCTCCTGTTTTTTTCTGTATTCCTTGAGGATTCTCTGCAGATCGATTTAACGGGATGCTCAGACTGCAGAAACGGGTTTATTGTGGATGTCCTTATCAATAGGATCAAGAGTATCGAGGCAAAGACTTCCCTTATGATTTCTGAGAGGATAAAACTCGTCAAGAAGAAAGAGGATCTGATATTTCAGGAGATAGGTTATGATCGGCGGGGATTTTTCACGGCAATAAAAAACATGACTTTTTTACATGCAGCCGGGTTATTTGACAGTGATGATTCCGGAGAAGATTTGCAATCATATTCATCAAAAAAACTGCCTTTAAAAAGAGACTTATTGAACAGGGCCTTAAAGGCGTTACCGAAAGAGGAGTCTCAGACCTTATTGAAGAGATATTTCTACCTTGTTACGGTCACGGCAGACTGCAATAACTGTTTCGCCTGTATTGGCATGTGTCCTACAGGGGCACTGAAAATAGAAAACAGCGAGGATCGGAGAGCCCTATATTTCAGCAGTTCTCTCTGTAATGGCTGCGGGTTATGTGAGGACTTTTGCATTCATAAAGCTTTGAGCATAGAAAAGGGATTTCTTGGTGAAAATCCTTTTGCATTGAGTAATACTAAAAAAGACCTGTTATGTTCAGTTTAA
- a CDS encoding molecular chaperone TorD family protein encodes MDIKEFVCREQVRGDCFRLLSACYYQPEKELFLQDGILENLESSLKEISPDASVFAGGMKTAFSISKEVDLNVDYAKLFVGPNELLAPPFGSVYLDGERKVMGDSTMEVIKMYEAHGLSMDREFGNLPDHITVELEFMYYLIYREIEALEKSDIAAALSHIKAQELFLSRFLRPWIEPFCNNLRAGADSGYYRSLADCTLSFVMVFYPGDAFPEELLRENVQV; translated from the coding sequence ATGGATATCAAGGAATTTGTCTGCCGTGAACAAGTGAGAGGTGACTGCTTCAGGCTCCTTTCAGCATGTTATTATCAGCCCGAGAAGGAGTTATTTCTTCAGGATGGTATCCTTGAAAATCTCGAATCATCGCTAAAAGAGATATCTCCCGACGCCTCAGTCTTTGCCGGCGGGATGAAGACAGCCTTCTCAATATCAAAAGAGGTAGATCTGAATGTGGATTATGCAAAGCTCTTTGTGGGTCCCAATGAGCTTCTCGCCCCTCCGTTTGGTTCAGTGTATCTCGACGGAGAAAGAAAAGTTATGGGCGACTCTACGATGGAAGTCATAAAAATGTATGAGGCCCACGGGCTTTCAATGGATAGAGAATTCGGGAATCTGCCTGACCATATTACGGTAGAACTTGAATTTATGTATTATCTGATATACAGGGAGATTGAGGCACTTGAAAAATCTGACATAGCAGCAGCACTCAGTCATATAAAGGCTCAGGAATTATTCCTGAGCAGATTTCTAAGGCCCTGGATTGAGCCATTCTGTAATAATCTGAGGGCAGGTGCAGACAGCGGCTATTATAGATCGCTTGCAGACTGCACTCTTTCCTTTGTGATGGTATTTTATCCGGGAGATGCATTCCCAGAAGAACTGCTGAGAGAAAATGTGCAGGTTTGA
- a CDS encoding CopD family protein, which produces MIIRRNVVVLIFLSIIIFSPTSGFCTTEYAGQTGRICSDCHVDPTGGGKLTQKGESFKDDLRIKGQYRVLNPAQHVIRFIIGYLHTMTAIVWFGTIIYVHIVLKPAYAAGGLPRGELMLGWGSIIIMAVTGTLLSIARVPTWQMLFHTRFGILLTIKVILFLIMVSTAVFVTFVVGPRLRRKKQSELKQSPQDLTHDQLSPFDGKEGRPAYVAYQGTIYDVSASRLWKDGSHFRKHAAGIDMTDVLKTAPHQEDKILNMPVIGKLIQGAEKKTPLQIRIFYFFAYMNLFLIFSIVFIISLWRWW; this is translated from the coding sequence ATGATAATCCGTCGTAATGTAGTGGTGCTCATATTCCTGTCTATTATTATCTTCTCTCCAACAAGCGGTTTCTGCACTACCGAGTATGCGGGACAGACCGGCAGGATATGCAGTGACTGCCATGTCGATCCCACAGGCGGCGGAAAACTCACGCAGAAGGGAGAGTCATTCAAGGATGATCTCAGGATAAAAGGACAGTACCGGGTGCTTAATCCGGCCCAGCACGTGATCCGGTTCATCATTGGCTATCTCCATACCATGACAGCTATTGTCTGGTTCGGAACCATTATCTATGTTCATATTGTCCTGAAGCCGGCCTATGCTGCAGGAGGACTGCCCAGAGGAGAATTGATGCTCGGCTGGGGATCGATCATAATTATGGCAGTGACCGGCACCCTTCTTTCGATCGCCCGGGTGCCGACCTGGCAGATGCTCTTCCATACGCGGTTCGGCATTCTTTTGACGATCAAGGTCATCCTCTTTCTCATAATGGTATCAACAGCCGTATTTGTTACCTTTGTTGTGGGACCGAGGCTGCGCAGGAAGAAACAGAGTGAACTTAAACAGAGCCCGCAGGACCTTACCCATGATCAGCTCTCACCGTTCGACGGGAAAGAGGGGCGGCCTGCGTATGTGGCATATCAGGGCACTATCTATGATGTCTCTGCAAGCAGACTCTGGAAGGATGGCAGCCATTTCAGAAAGCATGCTGCGGGGATCGACATGACTGATGTTCTGAAAACAGCGCCGCACCAGGAAGACAAGATCCTCAACATGCCTGTTATTGGGAAGCTGATTCAGGGGGCTGAGAAGAAAACACCGCTCCAGATAAGGATCTTTTACTTCTTTGCTTACATGAACCTTTTTCTTATCTTTTCGATCGTTTTTATCATCTCCCTCTGGAGATGGTGGTGA
- a CDS encoding winged helix-turn-helix domain-containing protein — protein sequence MEIKSKLWIEADGKPVFGRGRRFLLEAIDHYGSINQAAKEINISYRKAWGYIKAMEERLGFKLIERQTGGKNGGGAVLTPAARDFLKKYRSMEEGINEFVDQRFKMFFKGGSHV from the coding sequence ATGGAGATTAAATCAAAGCTCTGGATAGAGGCTGACGGCAAGCCGGTCTTTGGCCGAGGCAGAAGATTTCTGCTTGAGGCAATAGACCATTACGGCTCTATTAACCAGGCGGCAAAAGAGATCAATATCTCTTACAGAAAGGCCTGGGGTTACATTAAGGCAATGGAAGAGCGACTTGGGTTCAAACTTATCGAGCGGCAGACGGGTGGCAAAAACGGTGGAGGAGCAGTGCTGACGCCTGCTGCAAGAGATTTTCTGAAAAAGTACCGGTCAATGGAAGAAGGCATCAACGAATTTGTAGATCAACGATTTAAAATGTTTTTTAAAGGGGGCAGCCATGTGTGA
- a CDS encoding cbb3-type cytochrome c oxidase subunit I yields the protein MSVKYQSQKIAEYFYTFAVVLFLVQVLVGIIAALQFIWPSFFILNFNTIRTLHINALVVWLLSGLMGATYYVVPEESETELWSLPLAKLQFWATVVAITAVVLGYIWMGLNPQANSPIMGINPLNEGREYIEAPRWADALIVISVLLFLFINFMTMMKTKKWTGIQGTLVGGLLVLALMYLPGMFYSKSMVKDQFWWWWVIHLWVEGAWEVIAGALLAFMLMKVVGAKREVVEKWMYIEVGFVMFTGILGTGHHYYWIGTPSYWLWVGGIFSSLEPLPLLFMVWDAFRTTREARNVENKAGLYYTVAHAIFNFVGAGLWGIIHTLPQINKWTHGTQITTAHGHLAFYGAYVLLVMAMIYITLPAIRGVKSFDASRAFTSFWWMTISMVFIVLTITGAGMVQVYMERLMGLDYVAVKANYNLWFWVLRAIFGVGFLIGVGIFVIDFFRLGKGPAPAVSAAPERA from the coding sequence ATGAGTGTGAAATATCAAAGTCAAAAGATAGCAGAATACTTCTATACCTTTGCGGTCGTCCTGTTCCTGGTCCAGGTGCTGGTCGGGATCATCGCAGCTCTCCAGTTCATCTGGCCGAGTTTCTTTATCCTGAACTTCAACACGATCAGGACCCTGCATATCAACGCCCTTGTTGTCTGGCTTCTTAGCGGCCTGATGGGAGCAACATACTATGTTGTGCCTGAGGAGTCTGAGACAGAGCTCTGGAGCCTGCCCCTTGCAAAGCTCCAATTCTGGGCAACGGTCGTGGCGATCACTGCTGTTGTGCTGGGCTATATCTGGATGGGGCTGAATCCCCAGGCCAACAGTCCGATCATGGGCATTAATCCGCTGAATGAGGGCAGGGAATATATCGAGGCCCCGCGCTGGGCAGACGCGCTGATCGTTATTTCGGTCCTGCTCTTTCTATTTATTAATTTCATGACCATGATGAAGACAAAGAAATGGACCGGCATACAGGGCACGCTTGTCGGCGGCCTTCTGGTGCTTGCCCTGATGTATCTGCCGGGCATGTTCTACAGCAAAAGTATGGTAAAGGACCAGTTCTGGTGGTGGTGGGTCATCCATCTCTGGGTTGAAGGTGCATGGGAGGTCATCGCCGGTGCTCTTCTTGCCTTTATGCTTATGAAGGTTGTAGGCGCCAAGAGAGAGGTTGTCGAGAAATGGATGTATATCGAGGTGGGGTTCGTTATGTTCACCGGCATCCTCGGCACAGGCCATCATTATTACTGGATCGGCACCCCAAGCTACTGGCTCTGGGTCGGCGGTATCTTCAGCTCGCTTGAACCTCTTCCGTTGCTCTTCATGGTCTGGGATGCATTCAGAACTACAAGAGAGGCCAGGAACGTAGAGAACAAGGCAGGCTTGTACTATACGGTTGCCCATGCTATCTTTAACTTTGTGGGAGCAGGGTTGTGGGGGATCATCCACACGCTTCCCCAGATCAACAAGTGGACGCATGGGACCCAGATCACGACCGCGCACGGCCATCTTGCATTTTATGGCGCATATGTCCTGCTTGTCATGGCCATGATCTATATAACGCTTCCTGCAATACGCGGTGTGAAGTCGTTTGACGCATCCCGCGCCTTTACATCTTTTTGGTGGATGACCATCTCTATGGTCTTTATCGTTCTGACGATCACAGGGGCCGGCATGGTTCAGGTCTATATGGAAAGGCTGATGGGTCTTGACTATGTGGCGGTAAAGGCAAACTATAACCTCTGGTTCTGGGTCCTGCGCGCGATCTTTGGTGTAGGCTTCCTGATCGGTGTTGGTATCTTTGTAATTGACTTCTTCAGACTCGGCAAGGGACCTGCTCCGGCAGTATCAGCCGCGCCGGAAAGGGCGTAA
- a CDS encoding 4Fe-4S dicluster domain-containing protein, whose translation MPKYGMVIDLQKCVGCGACALACKTENNTQDRTKGQAFNWADFIMKEEGKFPDMKFTARPVLCNHCTDAPCVKACPVTPKAMHKHENGMTIHNQERCIGCRRCQKACPYSSEDLDKSRAAYSVISFNDFEDAVHPFYHDKKELIPGCTSSGADVSKNAGATPPHRSMYKHSDYANVREKGKVEKCMFCEHRVVNGELPYCVASCPAKARIFGDISDPASEVSQLIKKHKAVSLKNNKGELLKPGEKGTQPNVYYIRSFKAAANK comes from the coding sequence ATGCCTAAATACGGAATGGTCATAGATCTGCAGAAATGTGTGGGCTGCGGCGCATGCGCGTTAGCCTGCAAGACAGAAAATAATACCCAGGACAGGACTAAGGGGCAGGCCTTCAACTGGGCTGACTTCATCATGAAGGAAGAAGGCAAATTCCCTGATATGAAATTTACCGCAAGACCGGTGCTCTGCAATCACTGTACGGATGCGCCGTGTGTAAAGGCCTGTCCTGTAACGCCGAAGGCAATGCATAAGCACGAAAACGGCATGACGATCCACAATCAGGAAAGGTGCATCGGTTGCCGCCGGTGTCAAAAGGCATGTCCCTACAGTTCTGAGGATTTGGACAAGAGCAGGGCAGCTTACAGCGTAATCAGCTTTAATGACTTTGAGGATGCAGTTCATCCCTTTTACCATGATAAGAAGGAACTTATCCCGGGATGTACTTCCTCAGGCGCTGACGTGTCAAAGAATGCCGGGGCCACCCCTCCGCATCGCTCCATGTACAAGCATTCGGACTATGCAAATGTGAGAGAAAAGGGCAAGGTCGAGAAATGCATGTTCTGCGAACACAGGGTGGTCAACGGCGAATTGCCTTATTGTGTCGCTTCATGTCCTGCTAAGGCAAGGATCTTTGGAGATATATCAGATCCTGCGAGTGAAGTTAGCCAGCTCATCAAGAAACACAAAGCGGTCAGTCTTAAGAATAACAAAGGCGAGCTTTTGAAGCCGGGTGAAAAGGGTACGCAGCCCAATGTTTATTACATAAGGAGCTTTAAGGCTGCAGCCAATAAATAG
- a CDS encoding molybdopterin-binding protein: protein MCEIHENNPKSNTKTISVADAVGTVLAHDITEITPGQFKGCAFRKGHIIQPEDVTHLQRLGKEHLFVLDVKPNEMHEDEAAYALANALMGEGVKIQGDPREGKINIIAKRSGLLKIDRELLHQFNMSGDIMCATLHNNTVVKEGQTVAGTRAIPLVVKKEVIECAVAIANNGHKIIEVKEIRRPKVGVVITGNEVYYGRIQDAFGPVIKKKLEEYGGEVSGIYFAPDDESYIEARLRELIDAGCDLLITTGGMSVDPDDVTRFAIRNLGASDITYGSAVLPGAMFLIAYLDSSTQPSALSAQIEEKDRQSQITHYASRVTVLGIPACGMYHKTTIFDLMLPRVLAGEKIGRKELAELGHGGLCMNCEVCRYPVCPFGKG, encoded by the coding sequence ATGTGTGAAATCCATGAAAATAATCCCAAATCCAATACAAAGACCATTTCTGTAGCAGATGCAGTCGGCACTGTTCTGGCGCATGACATCACAGAGATAACACCCGGCCAATTTAAAGGGTGTGCATTCAGGAAAGGCCATATAATCCAGCCAGAGGATGTCACACACCTGCAGAGACTCGGCAAGGAACATCTCTTTGTATTAGACGTCAAACCGAATGAGATGCATGAAGACGAGGCTGCTTATGCACTGGCAAATGCCCTTATGGGGGAGGGAGTAAAGATCCAGGGCGATCCCAGAGAAGGAAAGATCAATATTATTGCCAAGAGATCAGGACTTCTGAAGATCGACAGGGAATTGCTGCATCAGTTCAATATGTCAGGCGATATCATGTGTGCCACTCTTCATAATAATACTGTTGTAAAAGAGGGCCAGACTGTAGCGGGCACAAGAGCGATCCCACTGGTGGTTAAAAAAGAGGTGATTGAGTGCGCTGTCGCTATTGCGAATAATGGGCATAAGATAATTGAAGTAAAGGAGATCCGAAGACCGAAGGTCGGCGTTGTTATAACGGGCAATGAAGTTTACTACGGCAGGATTCAGGATGCATTCGGGCCTGTAATAAAAAAGAAGCTTGAGGAATATGGTGGAGAGGTCTCCGGCATATACTTTGCCCCTGATGATGAGTCGTATATAGAAGCAAGACTCAGGGAACTGATCGATGCAGGCTGCGACCTGCTGATCACCACCGGCGGCATGTCGGTTGACCCTGATGATGTCACACGCTTTGCCATACGGAATCTTGGTGCTTCTGATATCACATACGGCTCAGCAGTACTGCCCGGAGCCATGTTTCTGATAGCGTATCTTGACAGCAGCACTCAGCCTTCAGCACTCAGCGCTCAGATCGAAGAAAAAGACAGGCAGTCACAGATCACGCATTACGCATCACGCGTCACGGTCTTGGGTATCCCTGCCTGCGGCATGTATCATAAGACCACGATCTTTGACCTGATGCTTCCACGGGTGCTTGCAGGAGAAAAGATAGGAAGGAAAGAACTTGCTGAGCTCGGCCACGGCGGCCTCTGCATGAACTGTGAGGTCTGCCGATACCCTGTCTGCCCGTTTGGCAAAGGATAG
- a CDS encoding CBS domain-containing protein, producing MQKKDVVVPLEVSDADIYEAMKDIPGYLDITPADLKEIFRFAYRHAIDRLSRSVRAAEIMTRAVYFVKTHTPLRDVAEIMAEKRISGVPVLDETGSVTGIISEKDFLVSMGSSDTEHVMGIISACLDGKGCLAAPIRSKKASDIMASPAITVQEESSAFEIIDLFNKKNINRVPVVDGSGKLTGIVSRADILKAQLIRRQ from the coding sequence ATGCAGAAAAAAGATGTAGTGGTTCCCCTGGAAGTTTCTGACGCTGACATCTATGAGGCGATGAAGGATATCCCCGGATATCTCGACATCACTCCTGCTGACCTGAAAGAGATATTCCGCTTTGCATACCGCCATGCAATCGACCGGCTCAGCCGCTCAGTAAGAGCCGCGGAGATCATGACAAGGGCCGTGTACTTTGTAAAGACACATACCCCGCTCAGGGATGTTGCAGAGATCATGGCAGAAAAGAGAATCTCCGGTGTACCTGTCCTTGACGAGACAGGGAGCGTTACCGGGATCATCTCGGAAAAAGATTTTCTGGTCTCTATGGGCAGCTCAGATACAGAACATGTAATGGGCATCATTTCTGCGTGCCTGGATGGAAAGGGATGTTTGGCAGCCCCGATCCGCAGCAAAAAAGCCTCTGACATCATGGCGTCACCAGCAATAACCGTTCAGGAGGAAAGCTCAGCCTTTGAGATCATAGACCTCTTCAATAAGAAGAATATCAACCGGGTGCCGGTTGTTGACGGTTCAGGCAAACTGACAGGCATTGTTTCGCGAGCCGATATCCTGAAGGCTCAGCTGATCAGGCGGCAATAA
- a CDS encoding DUF438 domain-containing protein — protein MELSSRTKIAALLSQYPFIKDYLTKLNTNFKALDNPLMRNTLGRMATLNQAALVGGVDLDALMQGIAGEIRKMTNEIISIKSDETSPENREEILKGIIRDIHKGVDIGILKKRFLELIKDVSPYEIAQMEQKLISEGMPEQEVKQLCSVHVEVFKESLEKKTLPGLPVGHPVHTLMLENRHTESITQELEGLKDKAGLPHLIEKLSPIEKHYARKENQLFPILETKGITGPSKVMWALHDDIRDMLRHVKAGAVDKTVKDLEIKTLITMINDMIYKEEHILYPMALETLSDEDWFKVKKGEEEIGFAWLDKVDEWVPSGMSGLALAEEKVGSINLDTGQITPEQVNLLLTHLPVDVSFVNENDEVVYYSATQDRIFPRSPGIIGRKVQNCHPPRSVDIVEKILEAFKRGEKDDADFWIQMRGRFILIRYFAVRDTKGKYRGTLEVSQDVTEIRALTGERRLLSWD, from the coding sequence ATGGAACTGAGTTCAAGGACAAAGATCGCTGCGCTGCTTTCCCAGTATCCCTTTATCAAGGACTATCTCACCAAACTGAATACGAATTTTAAGGCTCTTGATAATCCCCTTATGCGAAATACCCTCGGCAGAATGGCGACGCTGAATCAGGCTGCCCTTGTGGGCGGCGTTGATCTCGATGCTCTCATGCAGGGTATTGCCGGGGAGATCCGAAAGATGACCAACGAGATCATATCAATTAAGAGCGATGAAACATCGCCTGAAAACAGGGAAGAGATCCTGAAGGGGATCATCAGGGATATCCATAAGGGCGTTGATATCGGGATCCTGAAAAAGAGATTCCTGGAATTGATCAAGGACGTGTCGCCCTATGAGATCGCTCAGATGGAGCAGAAACTGATAAGCGAGGGCATGCCTGAGCAGGAGGTGAAACAGCTCTGCAGCGTCCATGTCGAGGTCTTCAAGGAGTCTCTTGAAAAAAAGACCCTACCCGGCCTGCCTGTGGGTCATCCTGTCCATACCCTTATGCTCGAAAACCGTCACACTGAGTCCATCACGCAGGAGCTGGAAGGGCTCAAAGATAAGGCCGGCCTGCCGCACCTTATCGAAAAGCTCTCTCCGATAGAAAAACATTATGCAAGGAAGGAAAATCAGCTCTTTCCGATCCTTGAGACAAAGGGCATTACCGGACCGTCCAAGGTCATGTGGGCGCTTCATGACGACATACGCGACATGCTCAGACATGTAAAAGCAGGAGCAGTTGACAAGACAGTCAAAGACCTGGAGATCAAGACACTTATTACCATGATCAATGACATGATCTACAAGGAAGAACATATTCTCTATCCCATGGCGCTCGAAACACTGAGCGATGAGGACTGGTTCAAGGTCAAAAAGGGCGAAGAGGAGATAGGTTTTGCCTGGCTTGATAAGGTGGATGAGTGGGTACCATCCGGCATGTCCGGGTTGGCGCTCGCTGAAGAAAAGGTTGGCAGCATTAACCTTGATACGGGCCAGATCACGCCTGAGCAGGTAAATCTCTTGCTGACCCATCTGCCGGTTGATGTATCATTTGTGAACGAAAACGATGAAGTGGTCTATTACTCTGCTACGCAGGACCGTATTTTCCCGAGGAGTCCCGGCATCATCGGCAGGAAGGTCCAGAACTGCCATCCGCCCAGGAGCGTTGATATTGTCGAAAAGATCCTCGAAGCCTTCAAACGAGGGGAAAAAGACGATGCTGACTTCTGGATACAGATGCGCGGCAGGTTCATTCTGATCAGGTATTTTGCCGTGCGCGATACAAAAGGCAAATACCGCGGCACCCTTGAGGTGAGCCAGGATGTGACAGAAATACGTGCCCTGACAGGAGAAAGACGGCTTCTCTCCTGGGACTGA
- a CDS encoding formylmethanofuran dehydrogenase, protein MNFETLLEESARIHGHLCPGQVLGVKMSMLGLREIGINDPKGKDRKSIIVFVEMDRCATDAVQSVTGCSLGHRTMKFMDYGKMAATFLNLKSGRAVRVVAREDARDRAKICFPDIEDKYRAQLEAYKIMTDHELFDKMEVTVKVRPEDMPGRPLSRVRCRECGEYVQDMKEVHRNGNVLCRSCAGNGYYTVAD, encoded by the coding sequence ATGAATTTTGAAACTCTTCTTGAGGAGTCTGCGAGGATCCACGGCCATCTCTGCCCGGGGCAGGTGCTGGGCGTGAAGATGTCCATGCTCGGACTGAGGGAGATCGGGATCAATGATCCGAAGGGAAAAGATAGAAAGAGCATCATTGTCTTTGTCGAAATGGATAGGTGCGCGACCGATGCAGTGCAGTCCGTGACCGGCTGCAGTCTTGGCCACAGGACCATGAAATTCATGGACTACGGCAAGATGGCAGCCACTTTTCTGAATCTGAAGTCCGGCAGGGCTGTCCGTGTTGTTGCGAGGGAGGATGCGAGGGACAGGGCAAAGATCTGCTTCCCTGACATTGAAGACAAATATAGGGCGCAGCTTGAAGCCTACAAAATTATGACGGATCATGAACTCTTTGATAAGATGGAAGTAACTGTTAAAGTGAGGCCTGAGGACATGCCCGGCAGGCCGCTGAGTCGAGTCCGCTGCCGCGAGTGCGGCGAGTACGTCCAAGATATGAAGGAGGTGCACAGAAATGGCAATGTATTGTGCAGATCATGTGCAGGAAATGGCTATTACACGGTGGCAGACTGA
- a CDS encoding acyl-CoA thioesterase: MAQVMLPQDANPAGNVHGGVIMKLIDTAAAVVASRHARSNTVTASLDRLDFHHPVFVGDLVFLKASINMAGRTSMEVGVRVEAENFITGEVRHTSSAYLTFVALDENCRPRAVPPLIFETDDERRRNQEALTRKKMRLDQKAKEDRCQKDGICEL; this comes from the coding sequence ATGGCGCAGGTGATGCTGCCCCAGGATGCGAACCCGGCCGGTAATGTGCATGGAGGCGTGATCATGAAGCTCATTGACACGGCTGCCGCAGTCGTGGCAAGCAGGCATGCCCGCTCAAACACGGTTACCGCCTCTCTTGACCGGCTTGATTTTCACCATCCTGTCTTCGTGGGAGACCTGGTCTTCCTGAAGGCGAGCATCAACATGGCCGGCAGAACTTCCATGGAGGTCGGCGTAAGGGTGGAGGCAGAAAACTTCATTACCGGAGAGGTCAGACATACCTCGTCAGCCTATCTGACCTTTGTTGCCCTTGACGAAAACTGCAGGCCTCGGGCAGTGCCTCCTCTGATCTTTGAAACTGACGACGAGAGGCGGAGAAACCAGGAGGCCCTCACACGGAAGAAGATGCGGCTCGATCAGAAGGCAAAAGAGGACAGATGCCAGAAAGACGGCATCTGCGAACTGTAG